One Acropora palmata chromosome 2, jaAcrPala1.3, whole genome shotgun sequence genomic window, CCTGCACgttatgcaagaaaatctacataggcgaaacagggagaagactggtggaccgcttccgcgaacacctacgagatgtagaaaaaacaacacagatgttTCTAAACCAGTcacgcgccattttaatcttcctaatcactcccaccacaacatgactatttgcgggctatccttacaccacagaaacacagaaagccgcaaaaatctcgaacaaaaatttatttttcaactgggtactcCATTACCTATTCCTAATCAATTTATGCTTGTAGAACAgtaaaaaaacccaaaaatcAATGGGGAAGTGCAAACAGGATGTATCTGTCTGATTAATAACTGTCACGTGACCTATCAGCATGGAAACGAAGCTTGTAAGGAATATTCGTAGTTTCGTCTATTTTTACAATCGTTAGACGACATATCAAAAAAATAACGAAACGGTTACGAAAACCACACAGAGCTAAAAGGTTAAGAACGGTCACGTGATCTTTCagcatggaaacgaggctcATTTTAGAATGAACATTGCCATAATTTAAGATAAGCATATTTGAGGCGTCAAGCATTAAGAAGGTTATATTTTTCATGGGTAAAGATTTATGTAATTCATTTCTCCTTAcatattttgtcattttcacgACAAGACTATATTCAAGTTGTTTACATTCTACGTTGTTTAAAGCAtcaatgaaaacgaagaaagtTGTAGATGGTTATCCTGGGAAGCCTTTGTACAATTTGGCCAGGTTAATATTCTGGCCAGGTTACATTTCCCGTTtcatttgcagtttttcagCTGCGTAAGTATACTTTTTCACAGCTCTCTAAGTTCAGTTTCCAAAGCTATTTTTCCTGAAATGTAATTCATATACAAGCTCAAACGAAAGTATGGAGGTAAGAAAATATTAGAGGAAAGCAGTCCGAGCTTTTCCAATCTTTTAACCCAGTTTAATCCCCTCAAGAAGTAAGGCTTGATTGTCAAAACTATCTTGAAATTACAAAgtcgcttttgtttttgctgctttGTTTATAtgatacaactatcccccgaaggggaggtgaaaagtggtggatatacaccgggacgcgaagcgtcgagttatatatccaccgctcttcaccgaccctgagggggatagttgttttagtatttaccaaatcagatggataaaaaaatgctgttttaatttcttcttctgaaactttcgcgaaacgacgcgccatttttctctccgttcgcaaaacagtgaatatccaaggatattccaagttacgggagccaatcataacgcgcaaaaattgctatccactgatttggtaaatactaattgCTTATATCGATGTGCTCGTTATTACATAAGTATTAATTATGAGAGTAATTTCATAATATTGTTGACATAAGACATACATCTCTTGATCAGTCCTTTTCTTCTTACAGTATGATGAAACGCTCTATGCCTTTCATCGTAACAGTgtttaaagtccctgtcacccttacttttttctattttggacgaaaagttaagtcatccacggatacaaattaaaaaaaatacaattaaactttttacgtctttccatgggttttgatcgcaaaaagataaaaatctgagttttgaccgagcagatcgaggactggtacctatgaTGTAGTACCAGTAACTTGTGCACTGCCTGCACacaacttctttttgtttaatttgtttaatttttttttaattttattattttttaatttttttttgtttaaatttgtttattatccgactggtttcgtctgatcaaacagacttcatcagggattgtaagaaaatggcttaggggaactagttttatacataaacttatagtacaaaagcacgttccagtaagggtgtgaacagcaaaacaccctcaagaaatacgcgcaggatataacgtaaatcccggtgtaaaaaaggtgcatagtttaatttaattttagggCTCTCGATTTAAAGttaaatccctgatgaagtctgtttgatcagaggAAACCGattggataataaacaaagttaacaagatcagttgctgtgtgccgctcactagtctctatttaaaaaaaaagagcatcAGTTTTTTAAACTCCGTCGACCAACGAATGATGTCCCAGGAATAGCCGAACATTGACTGTCAAAATCCTCAGGTCTAAAATGCTCAGAACACAGGTGAGAGGTAGGAGtaaatgtccattttgcacgtttagcaaggacaaagttgattcatagtcgtctcctctttgtttcatgtttttttttttaaatttgtacaacttgatgttctttgaagCGTCTGATCAACCGCGCaccgatggctcagttggttgagcatcgggttgttacgcgggaggttgtgagttcgactccggcctcagggtcttaaaataactgagaaataagtgctacctttgtaattacattagcaaatggttagactttcaagtcttctcggataaggactataaaccgtaggccgtctcacagtaccttccatgtttaaaatgtccaTATGtaacgttaaagaacccacacactattcgaaaagagtagggcatgaagttcccggtgttgtgtcctggctgtccttctctctagcAAATGTGACCGGCTTGGCGGTgatgttctaaaaaggcttgtggtgtatgaggccacgtacgcaaaaacagccacaagtcaaaaaggaactttgccgagtgctagataaggtaaaataacgtttgagcAATTCCCAGCTGTACATCTATTGGGCATACTCAAAAACCGATCGCGAAAAACGaccaaaataaactataatgtttactataacttcgggactctgctatgcttaagcacttgattgaagacgagttactgctactacgtcatcaccccaggacctcaagatactaatttgctcggttaaaaacgcaaaggcatctcaaaagcgcatatatcgtacattttacgtctcaaaaaaacatgaaagactgcaaaaaatcgagtcattttaaaatattatgattagtaaaggcttctacttttcttctaaaatagaaaaaaataagggtgacagggactttaagaaCGATCTTTAATTCTGGTTAATCTTTTAACTTGCCTAAAGCCGTGATGGCCGAGGAAAAAGTTGAACCCTCTGCATGCATTGACTTGGCAAAATGCATTTTGTGCCAAGAGAAGACGAAAGAGGCCTTTCAGTGCCCAGGAAACATGCTCAGGGGTGACGTTGAATATGACAGTGGCTATCATACATTAGCAAACAACATTTTGTGTTTTAATGAACTTGGATGTTTGCCGATACCATTAGAGATTGAAAAATTGGACGAGGGAGGTGGGATTGCAGCGACGGTTATCAAACGAAGTGCTAAGTGGCACAAGACAACAACAagtttaataatttaaaagcAGAACTAGcagagaaaaggaaaaatctgGAGAGACCTTACTGTCATTTGCCGCCTAATTTTGCACGAAACAGCTCTGGTACGAGGACTTCGAATGTTAGAAGTTGTTGCTCTTTTTGTGACGAGGCTTCAGGCACTCTTCACCAAGCCTTAACATTTAACATGGAGGGACGAGTTTGCAAATGTGCGATTCAACTTCAGGACAGAGCGCTGCTTGCCAAACTGAGTGCAGGTGATCTCATTTCCCAAGAAGCAGTGTACCATTCAAATTCCTTGATAACACTGAAGAACAAAGCCCAAAGATTTTCCGAGAACACCGAAGGTGGAGACGAAAAACTCCTCCAAGGCATCATATTGGCAGTTACTTGCCTATGTAGAGGAAACTCGAGCCGAATAAGTTGACACAAGTGCTGTCTTTAAGCTTGCAGAGCTAACTCAGATGTCCTCTACCCAACTGCAACAACTTGGAGATGATACTTCTACAAGAGGTCACACAACAAATTTAAAGGATAAAATTCCCAGGGTTGCAAGCACATAGGCAAGGACGGGAGGTGATTCTGACCTTTAATGATAATGAAGGGCAAGCTCTAAAAAATCTCTATGATCAGGATTTTAACAGCGAAACAATGATCCTGCTCAGGGCTACAAAGATCATTCGTTGAGACATCCTAACCAGAAAGACCAAGTTTAAAGGGAAGTTTGAAAGCAATAGTCAACAACATGCAGCTCCAGAATCCAGAATCGCTGAGGAAGTTGATTGCAATGATTTTAGGAGGCCGAGACATTAAGACTCAGTTTAGTAACATGACTGATGCGCAAACGTTTCTTAGCATATCCCAGCTAATACCTTTTAATTCGAATAAGTGACGCCGAAGCAGCGAGACAAATATCGCCCTTTATCAATCCATTGAGCGAGAGCCACCACTACCAGTGTACGTGGGCCTAATGACACACGCGAAAACAAGGAAGAGAACCATTGTTGATTAGCTGCACAACCTTGAATTGTCCATTTCGTACGATAGAGTCTTGGAGATCTCTACATAAATGGGTAATACAGTTTGCGCACGTTACGAATCTGAAGGAGTTGTCTGATCGCCTACACTTAAAAAGAACGTATTTACCACCGCAGCTGTTGACAATATCGACCACAATCCCAGTTCTTCCTTTGCTAAGGATGCCTTTCACGGAACAGGGATTTCGTTATTCCAGCACCCAAGTGCTGATGCCACAGGTGAAGAGCGAGACGTTCCTAACCTTgataacacaaacaaaaagcatCTTGCTCAACTCCCTGCTTCGTACGATAACGTGCCTTCCTTGATCCTCCCGAAGACTGAACCACCAGTGCTACCTCTCCTTGGTCCATTCGTGAGTAACTGTATGGAAATGCCATCTGCTGTTGTCACGGAATTCAAGTGGCTGGACAACGTGAGAGATCGCCTTAATCACGAAATTTCCAAAGACACTTTTCGGGGGATTTTGAGGATTTGTTCATGTCAGCTTTGTTGAGGTAAGAGCTGATGGTTTTGACGTTGTTCATGCAGCTGTGGCTCAGTTTGAGAGTGTTTCGGTCGAAGATTTTGTAGAGAGGATTTGATTTGGGAAAGTGTTGGAACGGATGAGAGAAAGGAAGCACTTCCACTGTATGGTGGATTGAACCATGTAATGTTCCATTGACGGTTTCTACATGGTTGTGGTGTTTCTTGGTGCTTGATACTGCAGATCGCCTGTACCCAATGACTCCCCCTCAAGTTCACGCTAAGTTTTGAAGGTTGGAATCCCTTCCTTCATTTTATCAATTCGATGGAGAAACGCATCTAAATATTCAGAACTGGCAGCAATCTTACCGAGCGTAACACAAGTTTCGATGATTTGTCAGTGGTCTGTCGGTGATATAAATGCCATGTACGGCATAACATGAACACCGAAAAAACCTAAGATCTAAAATCTGTAGATCTGGGAACGAGAATGACGTCTGCTGCTTCCCATAAAGTACAAGAACAACACTTCCTTGATGCATTCATTGACATGATGCGCCTGGCTTAGCGCTGTCACAAATCTCCGGTTTCTGTTAATTGATAACCAGGCGACGTCATAACGTGGGAAAGTTGTATTGTGGACAAAACCCGAAACTTTTAACGGAGTTTTGTGCATTGTAACTCAGGAACGACAAAAGGCATCCCTGATTTCTGTATCCAGAGTCGATTAATTTGCAAGTATGCTGgtttcaataacaaaattgatATCACTGTAGATGCAGTATCTCGCTTTCTTACTGATCAACCATGGAACTCCAATTCGAATGGTCAACATCATCTTCACCAAACAACAGCGCAGATAAACCAGCGAACCCTACTTCCAACATAGATGATCCAACGTTCTTTCTTATTCTTGCCATCGTCGGTTTTGCGCTTTCTGCTGTAACAACTGTGGGAAATTCCACGCTGCTTGCAACTATTTTCCGAGACGCTGTCAACCTTCTGGAAACACCACCGTCTTTTCTGATCGTTAACCTATGAGTGTCAGATCTTCTGCTAGGTTTAGTGGCTGGTAATCTCGTCGCAATGACAGATTATCGCTCCTCACAAGATTTGCCTGTCACATCCGAACTCGACTCCATCATCCGACTTGTAGTCggtttgtctttgtttgttaGCAGCGGAACGATAATTGCCTTATCGTACGACAGATATGTCGCCGTGATGTATCCCTTCACATGTAAATATGAATCTACTGTTACGAAGAAAAGAATCAAGATTTTTATTGCAACTTTGTGGGGAATTTCTTCAATACTCTGCTTTCTCCCGCTTGTCAACATCCCAGAAGAAATATTCGATATAGTTTATGCTCAAGCGTACGCTTCGCTTCCAGTGTTACTTTTGACGGTGTTATATATCAAGCTCTTCAGAGTTTTGAGGGAGAAAGCTCAGGAACTCGAAGACGCTGGCATCCCTCCTACTGCAAGAGGAAAGAAACTTCTCGATCAGGAAAGAAGAATGGTCGTCACGATTTTAATAGTGTTGACATTATTCTACTTGACTGTTCTTCCTGAATTTATTGTACTGCATCTGAGGCATTTCTGTGGTTTCTGTTCTCGTTCACTGGTGttcagaaagttgaaaatcatttcttttcGGCTACGCTTCCTGAACTCCGCAGTGAATCCTTTTCTCTATGCATGGCGTTTGTCAAAGTATCAAAGAGCATTTCTTGCTTGTCTTACATATCGCTGTAAAGCGCCAAGATCACGGATACCTCAACGACGAGCAATCTGTGATACTCCATTATAACCTTCCGTATTCATATGGCAATACACTTGATCCccataattattttgcaaacGTTTTTAGCTACTTTTCGTACAACAAGTCTCACACCAAGAGGAATATAATATAAATTACCGAAATTAGGctgcattttattttcttggcaAAATCACCGAGGattaaaaaactaaaataaaccACCTTGCGTGACATCAATCGACCTCTACCTCATTCCTTTTACTCGCGAAAAATGAAGAGTATTAACGAACCTTGAGGGGGAAGAAGCAGGTTATTTTATCTTACAGAAGAAATACGCTGTAGTGCGTTAGAATTTCTTCGAAGCAAAGTTAACGTAATAAAGGTAAGGACAATATTAGATGGCACCAGCCTTGAACAAATTTTGTCCGCTAGCAGGCCATAATAAAAGGAGCCGCTGAGTATGCTGTTTAAGAGAATAAACTGGACTATGGTGAAGATAAAATTGCTATAAATTTCATCCATGATAATGGGGCTTtgacttttcaaaaaatgttccaTATTAGATTAAATGCATAGAGGTTGAAGTAAAATCTACTACCATTCTTGACAATGCTCTTGACTGATTAATTAAAGATTTAGAGGTTGATTTGATCAAAAAGGTATCGATTACAGTTAAACATAGCTATCTTCTTTGTTTCGGTTTTCAAAGGCATTATTTATTGCTTCCTATCAGTAGTTATCTGTTTAACATTTCTTAGCTTTTAACAAGCCAGTTTTCTCTATCCACTGCCTTGCTTTTCTATGGTCGACGAATCCAAGTGTTGAAAACTTCAGGATTTTTGGCTTGCATGATGGTTGTATAAACTGTCTCATTATTGAGTACTGGGTGTTCTGACATCACATTGAACATTGTCTCAGCACTgagtttcttttgtgaaacCTTGTTTAGTGCCTTTATTGCTGGGTCTCGACGATCATCTGAAGGAGGGGGCGTGGTCCAATGATCATAGTTTGTCTCCACCAGGAACCACCTGttaccaaaaagaaaaagatagtCATTTGGAACATAAAAGATCAAGAGGCAGGATCAGTTGGGTTGATTCTTTCCTTATTTATGGAGAATCAGTGGGCTTCTATCATTAGTCGCTTGTCagtgaaataatttaatatgATGTAGATGGATAGGCAAGAGTGGTTAATGTTTTGTCTTTCCAGGAAGGGAAGTTTTCTTGCACTAACTTGTATCTCTTACTTTTGAACTGGTTCTATTAGCTGCAGCTTAGTTGCACATTATAAATGAGATTCAACCcaacaaatttcaaagattttgGCGAAAGGCAATTTACTGTTTAGTgagaggaaaggaaaggaactttatttaagtgtctagtcgttctagcactggagcactaattggggacactgtaaactgaaattaacaattaacacaaatcaagtcaaatggtggtctttgaggagaggggaaactgGTGTACCtagagaaaacctctcggtgcagagaagagaaccaacaaactcaacccacttATAACACcagaatcgaacccgggcaaCATTGGTGAACAGTGAGTGCTCTCAACActacgccatccctgcaccccaaAGTGGAAACGCGAACACTTAATCTCTAATTTACAGGAAAGTTGTCAGCCCTGttatgacaaaaacaaaacaaagcagaaCCTTCTTATAGAACTGGGGCCCATTTCTTGAAAGTCCCAAAACTTTTAAGGTGCATTTCCAGTGACATAATTctttttgtatcttcaaagcaAAGGCATCTTGAGGCACAaaacttggcagttattttaatttttatcccctttacaacatatgaaaagaccagctttacagaacaAGTGGGTTGCAGTTTTGCAAATAGCTTTTCCGACCCAAAACGTTTTTGCAACTTTCAAGAAATGGGCCTCTGGACTCTAAATAACTGTCATTGTCAGCCAGTATAAAGAATGCACTGTTGGCAAGATTTGGAATGGTCTTCCTGTCCAAATTCACACCATCTGCAGTATGACACCATTTATGAATTCCATATACAAAATGGAGTTCtctaatttcaaattttaatcttttaaaTACATTAAATAttgaagctgttttgttttatttttgttttatttttgtttcatgtctGTAAAGTAACTCATTATAGCTCAGTATACTTCATATTGTTATTGAAAAAGTGGCCAGGATAGAAGCACTGCAGCTAAAGCATTTTTCCAAAAATGTTAAGTTTCTTGATTCTTTATTGAGAAAACTAAATATTTATATCAAGGCCATAAACATGTACTTACGGGTTCTTGCTGGTATCATTACTTAACAACCAGACATCTGCTGCACTTTGCCTGTTTCGAGTGATCACAGCCCCCTGCCCAGCATGAACTCCCCCAATAATCAGATAGCAATCTGCTATCAAGGGCATTTGTGACAGCACTTTTACAGCATGATCAAAATTCACTCCTGGTGTACTAACCACAGTTCGTATTAAGAAAGTGATAGGTAAGGCCTTCTCGATTAAAGCCTGAAAGATATTCTGCCATAAGAAGCCCTTGTCCCGTTCATCAATGGAGACTGTAAAAGCATTCCGTAGTTGTGCAGTCAGAAGTCCAACCTGGCCAGCAAGAGTCACACCAGTGTACGTCACCCGTCCTATTGAAGGGAAAATATGTATAGaatcagaaaaagaaaaataattattaatgtaaaCCATTGACAGCTGAACCACACCATGCTTGGGTCAGGAAAACTTTACATGCACAAATAtgatagtgaaaaaaaaaaaaaaaagaacagtaaATTAGGGGTAAGCGGTGATTGAAGTAAAAAGATCGT contains:
- the LOC141873845 gene encoding N-acylethanolamine-hydrolyzing acid amidase-like, which produces MMVRKLCIVFLAFYFSSTYAQGEPFQAPSYTINLDLRPEDRWVEVTSKYAKYSPQIVAFIRQKLPADLVPLVEKVAMYMDEYFPAPFPAEMKGVSKGFNLSLADTILINIMYDLTAFCTSIVAQDKQGNIFHGRNLDYSFSEILRNVTFISKFQSKGRVTYTGVTLAGQVGLLTAQLRNAFTVSIDERDKGFLWQNIFQALIEKALPITFLIRTVVSTPGVNFDHAVKVLSQMPLIADCYLIIGGVHAGQGAVITRNRQSAADVWLLSNDTSKNPWFLVETNYDHWTTPPPSDDRRDPAIKALNKVSQKKLSAETMFNVMSEHPVLNNETVYTTIMQAKNPEVFNTWIRRP